Part of the Bacillus sp. N1-1 genome, TGGCTCTTATTCTGATTACCTTGATGTTGTAAAAAGAGAAAAAGAACTTGAAGCACTTGATAAAAAGCAATCGAGTCAAAAAGAAGACATCGTGAATGAAAAGCCTAAGCAAGTGAAATTATCCTATAAAGAAAAGAAAGAATGGGAAACCATTCAAGATACGATTGAGAAAATAGAGCAGCGCATTGAAGATGTGAAGAATGAAATTGCAGAATCAGGAAGTGATTTTGCCAAAGTAGACGAGCTCTATAAAGAAGAGCAGGCTCTTTCAATGGAGTTAGAAGAAAAGATTGAACGGTGGTCTGAGCTCTCGGAAAAAATCGAATAAGCAATAAAAAATCCTACCATACACGCTGGTAGGATTTTTTTATCGGGTCCATTTCTTTTAACTAGGAGTATTGTGAAAAACTATGAAATAATACTTCACAATGTCTTTAGAATATTTTGAGAAACGAAGTAAATAGTGGTATAATAATTCAGAAAGTTACGAATCTAGAGAGAAAGGAGAAAATTTGTGAAGTTTTATTTATCGGTAGATATGGAAGGAATAACAGGACTTGTTGATGACTCGTTTATTGATTCGAGCAAGCGCCACTACGAACGCGGGCAGGAAATCATGACAAAGGAAGCGAATCATGTGATTGAAGCGGCGTTTGGGAGTGGATGTTCAGCCATAACGGTGAATGATAGTCATTCAAAAATGAACAACTTGCTTTTTGAGAAGCTTCACCCTGAAGCAAGGCTCATTTCAGGAGATGTGAAACCTTATTCAATGGTTCAAGGGTTGGACAGTACATATGAAGGAATGGGAATGATTGGTTATCATGCACGAGCAGGCACTCCGGGTGCAATGTCTCATTCCATGTTCCACAATGTAAGGAATTTCTACATAAACGAGCAAGTTGTTGGAGAGCTGGGGATAAATGCTTACGTTGCAGGATATTTTGGTGTTCCAGTATTATTTGTCGCTGGTGATGATCGAGCAGCACTTGAAGCTGAACAGCTGATCCCAAATATTACAACTGCTGTAGTTAAAGAATCGATTTCGCGATCTTCTGCGCTTTTATTCTCTCCCCATAAAACAGAGAGGATTTTGCGTGAACAAACAGAGAAGGCGTTTATCAACAGACACAATGTCGAACCATTAGTGCCTCCTCGTGAGCCTGTTCTTCGTATCGAATTTACCAATTATGGACAGGCCGAGTGGGCGAGTCTTATGCCTGGTGTCGAGATTGAAACAGAAACCACCGTTAAATATCAAGCGAACAATATGCTTGAAGCCTATCAAGCCATGCTTGTGCTGACAGAATTAGCATCTAGAACAACATTTAGCTAGAAAGTAGGGATGCCTGTGGCGAAATATATTGTAAATCGTCTCTTCGCCATGGTGATTACATTATGGATCATCGTAACCATTACGTTCTTCTTAATGCACGCGGTTCCAGGGTCACCATTTAACCAGGAAAGAAACACCAGTGAAGCGGTGCAGCAAAATCTTGAAGCGCATTACCATTTAGATGAACCGGTCTTTATTCAATATGCGATTTACATTAAGTCTCTTGCAACACTTGACTTTGGACCATCGATTAAACAATCATCTACCTCCGTTAATGAAATGATTGGGAGAGGGTTTCCTGTCTCAGCAGAGCTCGGAATAACTTCTCTTCTTATTGCGATTATTTCAGGCATAATACTTGGAATTATGGCAGCCCTTCGTCACAATGGGGCGATTGATTATATGGCCATGACATTTGCGGTGATTGGAATTTCCGTACCTAACTTCATTATGGCGACACTACTTATTCAGCAGTTAGCCGTAACGTGGGAGATTTTCCCCGTAGCTACGTGGGCGTCGCCAATGCATATGATTCTTCCATCAATTGCGCTTGCTACAGGACCTATGGCCATCATTGCGCGGTTAACGAGGTCAAGTATGATCGAAGTACTAAATCAAGATTACATCATGACGGCTCGTGCGAAAGGAATGACCACCTTTCAAATTGTTACAAAGCATGCACTTAGGAATGCCTTGCTACCAGTTATCACGATTCTTGGTACGCTTGTTGCTGGTGTATTGACGGGTAGTTTTGTTATTGAAAAAATCTTTGCCATCCCTGGAATGGGGAAATACTTTATTAACGGCATTAATGATCGTGATTATCCTGTCATTATGGGAACAACTGTCTTTTACAGTGCCTTCCTCATAATGATGCTCTTTATTGTAGACATTGCTTACGGGATATTAGATCCGAGAATTAAACTACATAAGAGGGGGGAATAGCATGATACCAGAGCGAAAAGAAATGAAACAGGAGTTATCCGATGACCTGTTTCTTCCGGTACAAAACCCCTCTTCTAATGCAGAGATGATCGCGAAACCTAGTATTTCCTATTGGAAAGATGCTTGGATGAGGCTTTCTGGGAACAAGCTATCTATGGCTGGACTTGTGATGCTAGTTTTACTCGTATTAATGGCG contains:
- a CDS encoding M55 family metallopeptidase, giving the protein MKFYLSVDMEGITGLVDDSFIDSSKRHYERGQEIMTKEANHVIEAAFGSGCSAITVNDSHSKMNNLLFEKLHPEARLISGDVKPYSMVQGLDSTYEGMGMIGYHARAGTPGAMSHSMFHNVRNFYINEQVVGELGINAYVAGYFGVPVLFVAGDDRAALEAEQLIPNITTAVVKESISRSSALLFSPHKTERILREQTEKAFINRHNVEPLVPPREPVLRIEFTNYGQAEWASLMPGVEIETETTVKYQANNMLEAYQAMLVLTELASRTTFS
- a CDS encoding ABC transporter permease, yielding MAKYIVNRLFAMVITLWIIVTITFFLMHAVPGSPFNQERNTSEAVQQNLEAHYHLDEPVFIQYAIYIKSLATLDFGPSIKQSSTSVNEMIGRGFPVSAELGITSLLIAIISGIILGIMAALRHNGAIDYMAMTFAVIGISVPNFIMATLLIQQLAVTWEIFPVATWASPMHMILPSIALATGPMAIIARLTRSSMIEVLNQDYIMTARAKGMTTFQIVTKHALRNALLPVITILGTLVAGVLTGSFVIEKIFAIPGMGKYFINGINDRDYPVIMGTTVFYSAFLIMMLFIVDIAYGILDPRIKLHKRGE